Proteins found in one Mucilaginibacter gracilis genomic segment:
- a CDS encoding NADH:flavin oxidoreductase/NADH oxidase produces MATLNLFSPLQIRGMTLKNRIAVSPMQQFSAVNGKVGHWHMVHLGSRAVGGAGLIITESLSVNKEGRSTHYDAGLWNDGQIAGWRTINKFIHEQGAKTAAQIAHFGSKGSRSHPNDGLQYLTPENGGWLTKSSSAVAPFNNMSLPKELSLRGIQKIRKDFSTAALRAVAAGFDAIELHAGHGYLFHQFYSNIINQRTDKYGGSFENRIRLLVETAEEIRRIIPQTMPLLVRLSAVDYLEDERAWKIEDSVILAGILKQIGVDLITASAGGFVFLDKARVYPSYQVPFAEKIKAEASILTGAVGAITEAAQADEIIASGKADLAIMAREFLRDPYFPLHAANILGAKVDVPFQYKRAF; encoded by the coding sequence ATGGCAACTCTCAATTTATTCAGCCCACTCCAAATTAGGGGTATGACATTAAAAAACAGGATAGCGGTATCGCCCATGCAGCAATTTAGTGCCGTTAACGGCAAAGTTGGGCACTGGCACATGGTTCATTTGGGCAGCCGGGCCGTGGGTGGTGCCGGTCTGATTATAACCGAAAGCCTTTCCGTTAATAAAGAAGGACGTAGTACCCACTATGATGCTGGCTTATGGAACGACGGACAGATAGCCGGCTGGCGCACCATAAACAAATTCATCCATGAACAGGGTGCCAAAACTGCCGCCCAGATAGCCCATTTTGGCAGCAAGGGCAGCCGGTCGCATCCTAATGACGGCTTGCAGTACCTAACGCCCGAAAACGGCGGCTGGCTAACCAAAAGTTCATCGGCCGTTGCGCCTTTTAACAACATGAGCCTTCCGAAAGAACTTTCATTACGGGGCATTCAAAAGATCAGGAAAGACTTTTCCACAGCCGCGTTACGGGCGGTAGCGGCAGGTTTTGACGCTATTGAACTGCACGCCGGGCACGGCTATCTTTTTCACCAGTTTTATTCAAATATCATTAATCAGCGCACCGATAAGTATGGCGGAAGTTTTGAGAACCGCATCCGCCTGTTGGTAGAAACCGCTGAAGAGATCAGACGGATCATCCCGCAAACCATGCCTTTACTGGTACGCCTATCTGCTGTAGATTATTTGGAAGACGAAAGAGCCTGGAAAATAGAAGATAGCGTTATTCTGGCCGGTATATTGAAACAAATAGGTGTAGACCTGATCACGGCTTCGGCAGGAGGTTTCGTGTTTTTGGATAAAGCAAGGGTTTATCCCTCGTACCAGGTCCCCTTTGCCGAAAAGATCAAAGCCGAAGCAAGTATCCTAACCGGTGCCGTTGGCGCCATCACCGAAGCTGCACAAGCTGATGAGATCATCGCATCCGGAAAAGCCGACCTGGCCATCATGGCTCGCGAATTTTTAAGAGATCCTTATTTTCCGCTGCACGCAGCTAACATACTGGGGGCAAAGGTTGATGTTCCATTTCAATATAAAAGGGCCTTTTAA
- a CDS encoding NAD(P)/FAD-dependent oxidoreductase: protein METTKAVLNTVKVYGTMESGEAYIIRDFLKRSVATFDWIPVPDINTLQHLVKEPLPDYVNLPVVELPGGKLLFDPSIESIALNLGWITKPKHKEYDVSIFGAGPAGLSAAVYAASEGLRTVLVEREAIGGQAGTSSLIENYLGFPNGLSGAELAERARQQAVKFGAEILLMRSGVNASFIDSKLHVDLVDGSKIIAKANISATGVAYSRLNLPQEDHYLDKGIYYGAGSSEVLLCTNEHVFIVGGGNSAGQAALNFCKYAKKVTMVIRRSDLASTLSFYLLNRIKNKKNIEVLFNSTITALSGDNTLKEISVTDNLNQTVAVYSTRFVFVCIGGKPNTAWAKDTPIVRDEAGYLVTGTDLHEPSFKSKWSNSFTPAFLETSVPGCFAAGDVRHNSIKRVASAVGEGAMAVTFVYRYLTKNY from the coding sequence ATGGAAACAACTAAAGCAGTGTTAAATACCGTAAAAGTTTACGGCACCATGGAATCCGGCGAGGCCTACATTATCAGAGATTTCTTAAAGCGCAGCGTAGCTACTTTTGACTGGATACCGGTGCCTGATATTAATACCTTACAGCATCTGGTAAAAGAACCGCTACCCGACTACGTAAATTTGCCGGTAGTTGAATTGCCGGGTGGGAAACTTTTGTTTGATCCTTCTATTGAGTCTATCGCCTTAAACCTTGGATGGATTACTAAGCCTAAGCATAAAGAATACGATGTGTCAATCTTCGGTGCCGGCCCGGCCGGCCTTAGTGCCGCGGTATATGCAGCGTCAGAAGGTTTGCGTACCGTGTTGGTGGAACGCGAAGCTATCGGTGGGCAAGCCGGCACCAGTTCGCTTATTGAAAATTATCTGGGTTTCCCCAACGGATTAAGCGGGGCCGAGTTGGCTGAACGCGCGCGGCAGCAAGCTGTAAAATTTGGTGCCGAAATACTGTTAATGCGTAGCGGCGTTAATGCCAGTTTTATTGATAGTAAACTGCATGTAGACCTTGTAGATGGTAGTAAAATTATTGCCAAGGCCAATATTTCGGCTACCGGTGTAGCGTATAGTCGGCTTAATTTGCCCCAAGAAGACCACTATCTGGATAAAGGTATTTACTATGGCGCGGGCTCTAGTGAGGTGTTGCTTTGCACCAACGAACATGTTTTTATTGTTGGCGGCGGCAACTCTGCCGGACAGGCTGCCCTTAATTTTTGCAAATATGCAAAAAAGGTAACGATGGTTATCCGCCGCAGTGATCTTGCTTCTACACTATCGTTTTACCTGCTTAACCGTATTAAAAATAAGAAAAATATTGAGGTTCTTTTTAATTCGACCATAACTGCATTAAGTGGGGATAACACGTTAAAAGAAATTAGTGTAACAGATAATCTTAATCAAACAGTAGCGGTTTATTCAACCCGCTTTGTATTTGTATGTATTGGCGGCAAGCCCAATACAGCCTGGGCAAAGGACACGCCTATAGTACGTGATGAGGCTGGTTACCTGGTAACGGGTACAGATTTGCATGAACCATCCTTTAAAAGCAAATGGTCCAATTCATTTACACCAGCCTTTTTAGAAACCAGCGTCCCTGGCTGCTTTGCTGCCGGCGATGTCAGGCATAACTCCATTAAACGGGTAGCCTCAGCCGTTGGCGAGGGGGCTATGGCCGTAACTTTTGTATATAGATATTTAACTAAAAATTATTAG
- a CDS encoding UBP-type zinc finger domain-containing protein, translated as METQICNHLKLMVVKPADKYYCEECVKTGSTWLHLRACQTCGAVLCCDSSPNQHASKHAAHTHHPVVISAEPDEYWAYCYPHDQMIDIDPY; from the coding sequence ATGGAAACTCAAATTTGCAATCACCTTAAATTAATGGTAGTTAAGCCCGCCGACAAATATTATTGCGAAGAATGTGTAAAAACGGGCAGTACATGGCTGCATCTGCGGGCGTGCCAAACTTGCGGAGCTGTTTTATGCTGCGATTCGTCGCCTAACCAACATGCATCTAAACATGCCGCACATACCCATCACCCCGTTGTAATATCTGCCGAACCAGATGAATATTGGGCTTACTGTTACCCGCACGATCAAATGATTGATATTGACCCTTATTAA
- a CDS encoding hybrid sensor histidine kinase/response regulator, translated as MNTTPRIMANKRFGYFMLVAFGVATILLLIIQYNFSANMDAMLHGNEKLMEELSASNHLREIDRDILGVESRIRAAIATDDTSHLEGIDGKVSSIMVYLDSMDNDAAGKTTVKYLRRLKQLSEEKVNTKNALIKRYLKLGNMNDTTFIANPRARRISDEITSVTHKIYDIRQQKIVALSQDNVAGSRHARVYSNVLIGFMFVSGAVLCWFILGQFRQQNKLIIKLDASEKRSIEALQVKENFLANMSHEIRTPLNSILGFTNLLQRRDKDPDSAEFIEAIQKAGENLMAIINDILDLSKIEAGMMRIVKAPFSVRGLIHSIETLFKERVNEKGLQLNCSVADNVPDTLVGDATRLTQILVNLIGNALKFSDGGMIEVQIDIVSANGSDMQLGVKVKDTGIGISNEKLDKIFERFNQAEDSITRNYGGTGLGLAIVKTLIDLQGGTIEVHSVPGKGTEFAFYMPYTVANEQINPEPQLTTRALKEVVNPSLQILVVDDNVMNQSLMKHLLSQWGTSFIIVGNGLEALDALQTKTFDLVLMDIQMPKMDGYTTTRHIREELKLDTPIIAMTAHAMAGEREKCLSNGMNDYISKPINEEHLFKMIVKFVGPKIETVSAAMPVTALRSYQFIDLAYMKDISKGNVSYEQLVTGHFIEGIPADVDNLETAFVKKDLPGVKRIAHDMKTSVAIMGLLPLLSNMLDALEDAESMEVVQPSVIAEVKKTCLAAVEEARHIF; from the coding sequence ATGAACACAACACCCCGGATAATGGCAAACAAACGTTTTGGTTATTTTATGCTGGTAGCTTTTGGCGTTGCTACTATATTATTGCTCATCATACAGTATAACTTTTCTGCCAATATGGATGCCATGCTGCATGGCAATGAAAAACTGATGGAGGAATTGAGCGCGAGTAATCACCTGAGGGAAATTGACCGGGATATCTTAGGGGTGGAGAGCCGGATCAGGGCCGCAATTGCAACTGATGATACATCTCACCTGGAGGGGATTGATGGAAAAGTATCATCTATAATGGTGTATCTTGATTCTATGGATAATGATGCAGCAGGAAAAACTACAGTAAAGTATCTGCGTAGGCTAAAGCAACTCTCCGAAGAAAAGGTCAATACCAAAAACGCCCTTATTAAACGCTATTTGAAGCTAGGTAACATGAATGACACTACATTCATTGCCAATCCGCGCGCACGCAGAATTTCAGACGAGATCACTTCTGTTACGCATAAAATATATGACATCCGCCAGCAGAAAATAGTTGCCCTAAGCCAGGATAACGTTGCGGGCAGCAGGCATGCCCGGGTTTACAGTAATGTATTAATAGGCTTTATGTTTGTTAGTGGCGCTGTGTTGTGCTGGTTCATCTTAGGCCAGTTCCGCCAGCAAAACAAGTTAATTATTAAACTGGATGCTTCAGAAAAGAGGTCAATTGAAGCTTTGCAGGTTAAAGAAAATTTCCTGGCCAATATGAGCCACGAGATTCGTACGCCGCTTAACTCGATACTTGGGTTTACCAATTTATTGCAACGGCGGGATAAAGACCCCGATTCGGCAGAGTTTATTGAAGCTATCCAGAAAGCTGGCGAAAACCTGATGGCAATCATCAATGATATTCTTGACCTGTCTAAGATCGAAGCAGGGATGATGCGGATTGTGAAAGCCCCGTTCAGCGTGCGCGGGCTCATCCATTCTATCGAAACACTTTTTAAAGAAAGGGTTAATGAGAAGGGTTTGCAGTTAAATTGTAGCGTTGCAGATAACGTACCTGATACCCTGGTGGGCGACGCTACCCGCCTTACACAGATATTGGTGAACCTAATTGGCAATGCGTTAAAATTTAGTGATGGCGGGATGATCGAAGTTCAGATAGATATCGTATCTGCAAATGGCAGCGATATGCAACTGGGTGTAAAGGTTAAGGATACAGGCATCGGTATCAGCAATGAAAAACTCGACAAAATTTTTGAACGCTTTAATCAGGCTGAAGATTCCATCACCCGTAATTATGGCGGAACCGGCCTTGGCCTTGCCATAGTTAAAACGCTAATAGATTTGCAGGGCGGCACTATAGAAGTGCATAGCGTACCCGGTAAAGGAACGGAATTTGCTTTCTATATGCCATATACCGTAGCCAATGAGCAAATCAATCCCGAGCCGCAATTAACTACTCGAGCGTTAAAAGAAGTGGTCAACCCGTCGCTGCAAATATTGGTAGTGGATGATAATGTCATGAACCAAAGTTTGATGAAACACCTGTTAAGCCAATGGGGGACATCTTTCATAATAGTGGGCAATGGCTTAGAAGCACTGGATGCTCTTCAAACCAAAACCTTTGATTTGGTGCTGATGGATATACAGATGCCTAAAATGGATGGTTATACTACCACCCGCCACATACGCGAAGAACTTAAATTGGATACGCCCATAATAGCCATGACTGCCCACGCCATGGCTGGCGAACGCGAAAAGTGTTTGAGCAATGGCATGAACGATTATATTTCCAAACCCATTAATGAGGAACACCTTTTTAAAATGATCGTTAAATTTGTCGGGCCAAAAATTGAAACAGTATCCGCAGCGATGCCAGTTACTGCCCTCCGGTCATATCAATTTATTGATCTTGCTTATATGAAAGATATCAGCAAGGGCAATGTGAGTTACGAACAACTGGTTACGGGTCATTTTATAGAGGGTATACCGGCTGATGTTGATAACCTGGAAACGGCTTTTGTAAAGAAAGATTTACCCGGAGTTAAACGCATAGCCCATGATATGAAAACCAGCGTAGCCATAATGGGTTTGTTACCGCTATTAAGCAATATGCTGGATGCGCTTGAAGATGCTGAAAGTATGGAAGTTGTGCAGCCATCAGTTATAGCTGAGGTGAAAAAAACATGCCTGGCCGCGGTAGAAGAGGCCAGGCATATCTTTTAA
- a CDS encoding LytR/AlgR family response regulator transcription factor, translated as MTCLIIDDNPIARATLSQLANQVKDLDIICEYCNAIDAYNHLQAEEVDLIFLDIEMPEMSGLELTRNLRNKGTIIIFTTSKKEYAVEAFELNVADYLVKPVTPARFLQAVSKAREINDSKKEDLQVKADEFIFVRDSNITRRIRFDEILYAEAMGDYVKFYTKAKTYAIHGTLKGAEEKLPAANFIRVHRSYIIAMDKIDTLQEGGLVINGQFLPIADAYRKSLNSRMNVF; from the coding sequence ATGACCTGCCTCATCATTGACGACAATCCCATAGCCCGAGCCACCCTGAGTCAACTGGCGAACCAGGTTAAAGACCTGGATATTATTTGTGAATACTGCAACGCAATTGATGCCTATAATCATTTACAGGCCGAAGAGGTCGACCTGATATTTCTGGACATTGAAATGCCGGAAATGAGTGGCCTGGAGCTGACCAGGAACCTGCGTAATAAAGGAACTATCATCATATTTACAACTTCCAAAAAAGAATATGCAGTTGAGGCGTTTGAGCTTAACGTTGCCGACTACCTGGTAAAACCCGTTACGCCCGCCCGTTTTTTGCAAGCGGTGAGCAAAGCCAGGGAAATTAACGACAGTAAAAAAGAAGACCTCCAGGTTAAGGCCGATGAGTTCATTTTTGTACGGGATTCAAATATTACCCGGCGCATCAGGTTTGATGAAATTTTATACGCAGAAGCGATGGGCGATTACGTGAAGTTTTATACCAAAGCAAAAACATATGCCATTCATGGCACACTAAAAGGTGCAGAGGAAAAATTGCCTGCGGCTAATTTCATCCGGGTTCACCGCTCCTATATCATCGCCATGGATAAGATCGATACTTTGCAGGAGGGTGGTTTAGTGATTAATGGGCAATTCTTACCTATTGCTGATGCTTACCGTAAATCGCTGAATAGCCGGATGAATGTTTTTTAG
- a CDS encoding cupin domain-containing protein, protein MEKPQISFKFELEKQTPRLGPGGITRGASVREFPASVGIAGVSMRLQPGGMRELHWHANAAELAYVITGNARTTIIHPDGSAFIDNFGPGDVWYFPKGYGHSIQATGDKECHFILIFDNGNFSEDHTFSITDFIASTPPEVVAQNLGLTLGEVAQLPHKEAYFALGPNPDESSTIAFARPEPALTSLHRYPLEAQQPRLIPGGGTQRVVSVKEFPISTSMTGSVIELQPGALREMHWHPNADEWQYYLAGTAEMTVFLAEATAVTEHFNAGDVGYVPMGAGHYIKNTGDEVCRILIGFNNGNYEAIDLSQWLAGNPKDVIATNLGIEESLVNKLPQRKLFAIPPKY, encoded by the coding sequence ATGGAAAAGCCGCAGATCAGCTTCAAGTTTGAGCTTGAAAAACAAACACCACGATTAGGGCCTGGCGGAATAACCCGGGGCGCTTCAGTTCGTGAATTTCCGGCTTCAGTAGGCATAGCAGGTGTATCCATGCGATTACAACCAGGGGGAATGCGGGAATTGCACTGGCATGCCAATGCTGCTGAATTGGCTTATGTAATTACAGGGAACGCCCGCACCACCATCATTCATCCTGACGGCAGTGCTTTTATCGATAATTTTGGCCCGGGTGATGTATGGTATTTCCCTAAAGGATACGGCCATTCTATACAGGCAACAGGCGATAAAGAATGCCACTTTATTTTGATCTTTGATAATGGCAATTTTTCTGAGGATCATACCTTTAGCATCACAGATTTTATAGCCAGTACACCGCCGGAAGTTGTTGCCCAAAACCTCGGTCTCACGCTCGGCGAAGTTGCGCAGCTTCCGCATAAAGAAGCTTATTTTGCGTTGGGCCCGAATCCTGACGAAAGCAGCACAATTGCTTTTGCCAGACCTGAACCAGCATTAACCAGTTTGCATCGCTACCCTTTGGAAGCCCAGCAACCAAGGCTGATTCCTGGTGGAGGAACACAACGGGTGGTGTCTGTCAAAGAATTCCCTATCAGCACTTCGATGACGGGTTCTGTTATAGAATTACAGCCCGGTGCACTGCGCGAAATGCACTGGCACCCTAATGCCGACGAATGGCAATATTACCTGGCCGGCACGGCAGAAATGACCGTGTTTTTAGCAGAAGCAACAGCAGTTACTGAGCATTTTAATGCGGGCGATGTTGGTTACGTACCCATGGGCGCAGGCCACTATATTAAAAATACGGGTGATGAGGTTTGCCGGATCCTGATCGGGTTTAATAATGGGAACTATGAGGCCATTGATCTGAGCCAGTGGCTGGCAGGCAATCCAAAAGATGTTATTGCTACGAATTTAGGGATTGAGGAATCATTAGTGAACAAGTTACCACAACGTAAGCTATTTGCAATTCCTCCAAAGTACTAA
- a CDS encoding alpha/beta hydrolase — protein sequence MKNTITEEIEIVNYATDPHIDRQVKEFLKVLNSGGAPLETLSKEDARQVLIGAQASVKVDLSGIEVSQKTITADGQEISLNIVRPEGVAEELPVFIFIHGGGWILGDYPTHERLVRDLVVASGVVAVFVNYTPSPEAQYPIAINQIYAATKWVAENGKEINVDGSRLAVVGNSVGGNMTAVTALQAKAKNGPKISLQIMMWPVTDARFDWESYTLFGQDRFLTAPLMKWMFDQYTTDAGERAQILVSPLNATLDELKDLPPALIQVAENDILRDQGEAYGRKLNEAGVTVTTVRYNGMIHDFGLLNALATVPSVKSLIVQASAELKKYLFI from the coding sequence ATGAAAAACACAATCACTGAAGAAATTGAAATTGTAAATTACGCAACAGACCCACACATCGACCGCCAGGTTAAAGAATTTTTAAAAGTATTAAATAGCGGTGGTGCCCCCCTGGAAACTTTATCCAAAGAAGATGCGAGACAGGTTTTAATTGGAGCACAGGCATCTGTTAAAGTGGATCTTTCAGGCATTGAAGTATCACAAAAAACAATCACTGCCGATGGTCAGGAAATCAGTTTAAACATTGTTCGCCCCGAAGGTGTAGCTGAAGAATTGCCGGTATTTATTTTTATACACGGTGGCGGCTGGATATTAGGCGACTACCCTACTCACGAACGGTTGGTTCGCGATCTGGTTGTGGCATCAGGCGTGGTAGCTGTATTTGTAAATTATACCCCATCTCCGGAAGCGCAATATCCGATAGCTATTAACCAGATATATGCGGCAACTAAATGGGTGGCTGAAAATGGAAAAGAGATCAATGTTGACGGTAGCCGTCTGGCTGTTGTGGGTAACAGTGTAGGTGGTAATATGACCGCCGTTACTGCCCTGCAGGCTAAAGCCAAAAATGGTCCCAAAATCAGTCTGCAGATTATGATGTGGCCGGTAACCGATGCCAGGTTCGATTGGGAATCTTATACACTATTCGGCCAGGACCGTTTTTTAACTGCACCATTAATGAAATGGATGTTTGACCAATATACTACCGACGCGGGCGAACGCGCGCAAATATTGGTATCGCCATTAAACGCAACACTGGACGAATTAAAAGACCTTCCACCCGCTTTGATCCAGGTTGCGGAAAACGATATCCTGAGAGATCAGGGCGAAGCCTACGGCCGCAAATTGAATGAGGCCGGCGTAACCGTTACTACCGTACGTTATAATGGTATGATTCACGATTTTGGTTTGCTGAACGCACTGGCAACAGTTCCATCCGTGAAATCTTTAATTGTGCAGGCTTCTGCCGAGTTGAAAAAATATCTATTCATATAA
- a CDS encoding Dps family protein, protein MKPNIGINEADRKAVSDQLSKLLADEFVLYTKTRNAHWNIEGPDFHSMHIFFESQYGELDELMDSVAERIRKIGHYAPATLAQLLQLTHLTEKSDSKNDSQGFLKELLEDHESIIEFIRGNINPFAAEYNDAGTSDFITGLMETHESMAWMLRSHFR, encoded by the coding sequence ATGAAACCTAACATTGGCATCAACGAAGCAGACAGGAAAGCTGTTTCAGATCAATTAAGTAAATTATTGGCAGACGAATTTGTACTGTACACCAAAACCCGTAACGCGCACTGGAATATTGAAGGCCCCGATTTCCACTCCATGCATATCTTTTTTGAAAGCCAGTACGGCGAACTGGACGAGCTAATGGATAGCGTTGCAGAACGCATCCGTAAAATAGGGCACTATGCACCGGCCACCTTAGCACAATTGCTTCAACTTACCCACCTAACTGAAAAAAGCGATAGTAAGAACGATAGCCAGGGCTTTTTGAAAGAACTTTTGGAAGATCACGAAAGTATCATTGAATTCATTCGCGGAAACATTAATCCATTTGCTGCCGAATATAATGATGCCGGCACAAGTGATTTTATTACCGGGTTAATGGAAACACACGAAAGTATGGCCTGGATGCTTAGATCGCATTTTAGATAA
- a CDS encoding RteC domain-containing protein, with protein MEDALVKINAHFNAPLDRVTPALAVIRKSLDFLRGHLVEHPLASVEEQVLYAKVLLPKFYAWYIYHQEWYAIWSAVPVAVPKKVRAFWLDELRVVNRFPSRYALQHAYYRLSDTSLDELLFVPGVAEPGNRLVPEIPEFDAMFPTPCSYLFAKFRAFGLLSASMMEAMAGTPPMVHAPASSRKRTREMRWTGDAINLVELGFGIYDTKQLNEGNASLAEIFEWMEEVLHVRIGRPARRFEELEGRKKISPTDFLDRMRHGINLRIDKKNTYDPEAEEAKRRRKEKRAQLAAKIKKARGGDDGKLSTDN; from the coding sequence ATGGAAGACGCGCTGGTGAAGATCAATGCGCATTTCAATGCGCCCTTGGACCGGGTGACGCCTGCCCTGGCGGTGATCCGCAAATCGCTTGATTTTTTAAGGGGCCATTTGGTGGAACATCCTTTGGCTTCGGTGGAAGAGCAGGTTTTATACGCTAAGGTGCTATTGCCGAAGTTTTATGCCTGGTATATCTATCACCAGGAATGGTATGCGATCTGGTCGGCTGTGCCGGTGGCGGTGCCAAAAAAAGTGAGAGCCTTCTGGCTGGATGAGTTGCGGGTAGTGAACCGTTTCCCTTCGCGATATGCTTTGCAGCATGCTTATTACCGGTTATCGGATACTTCGCTGGATGAGCTGCTTTTTGTTCCGGGTGTGGCGGAGCCGGGTAACCGCTTGGTGCCGGAGATCCCGGAGTTCGACGCGATGTTCCCTACGCCTTGTTCGTATTTGTTCGCGAAGTTCCGGGCCTTTGGGCTGTTGAGCGCTTCCATGATGGAGGCGATGGCGGGCACGCCGCCGATGGTGCATGCGCCTGCATCGTCCCGGAAAAGGACTAGGGAGATGCGCTGGACGGGTGATGCGATCAATTTGGTGGAGCTGGGTTTCGGGATCTATGATACGAAGCAGTTGAATGAGGGGAATGCGAGTTTGGCGGAGATCTTCGAGTGGATGGAGGAGGTTTTGCATGTGCGGATCGGCAGGCCGGCGCGGCGGTTCGAGGAACTGGAAGGGCGCAAGAAGATCAGCCCGACGGATTTCCTGGATAGGATGCGGCATGGGATCAACCTGCGCATCGATAAAAAGAATACCTATGACCCGGAGGCGGAGGAGGCCAAACGCAGGCGTAAGGAAAAACGCGCGCAGCTGGCGGCGAAGATCAAAAAGGCTCGTGGCGGTGATGATGGTAAATTATCGACTGATAATTAG
- a CDS encoding DUF4133 domain-containing protein, which produces MSSVYEINKGINKPIEFRGLYGQYIAWLAGGLVVLLLLFVALYLLGAGLLVTLPLVFALGSGLVFTVFRLSKRFGVHGLSKFFAKRGLPDYVKFRSRRTFTGLKGIQGNSERQAP; this is translated from the coding sequence ATGAGTTCGGTATATGAGATTAACAAAGGCATTAACAAGCCGATAGAATTTCGGGGTTTGTATGGACAGTACATTGCCTGGCTGGCGGGGGGACTGGTGGTCTTGCTGCTGCTGTTCGTGGCCTTGTACCTGTTAGGCGCGGGTTTGCTTGTAACGCTGCCCCTGGTGTTCGCTTTGGGCAGCGGGCTGGTCTTTACGGTGTTTAGGCTATCGAAACGTTTCGGGGTACATGGCTTGAGTAAGTTTTTCGCGAAGCGGGGTTTGCCTGATTACGTTAAATTTCGTTCGAGGCGGACATTTACGGGTTTGAAAGGAATTCAGGGCAATTCAGAAAGGCAGGCCCCATGA